In Formosa haliotis, the sequence GTGTTGATGTTTTTAATTACGCGAGCATCGAGACCATAACTACAGGAGGTTTTTTTTCCACTTAAAAAAAATGCTAATACTATAAATCCTATCGAAAATCCACCAAGGTAATATCCAAATCGTTGTAAAACTGTCATTTAAAAGATTAAAAGATTAATATCACTGTGTTTTAAGTTAAACCATTCTCCAACGGAGCGGTTTGTTAAAATACCGTGGTAAAAGTACAATCCATTTTTCAATCCTTTCTCAAATCTTAAAGAATTTTCTAATCCGCCTTCTTCGGCAATTTTTAATAGGTATGGAGTAAATATATTACTAATTGATACCGAGGCTGTTCTAGAAAATCGTGCTGGAATATTAGGGACACAATAATGTATAACCCCGTGTTTATTAAAGGTAGGAATTTTATGAGAAGTGACTTCGCTCGTTTCAAAACATCCGCCCATATCGATACTAACATCCATAATTACAGAGCCTTTTTTCATAGATTCTACCATGGTTTCGGTTACTATAATTGGAGATCTCGATTTTCCACGAACGGCACCAATAGCTACGTCGCAACGTTTTAAAGCTTTAGTTAAGTTTTTGGGCTGAAAAGTAGATGTATAAATGGGACGCCCCAAGTTGGTTTGAATCCTTCTTAATTTTGAAATAGAATTATCGAATACCTTAACATTGGCTCCAAGACCAATAGCACTTCGAGCAGCGAATTCTCCAACAGTTCCAGCTCCTAAAATCACAACTTCTACTGGTGGAACACCGCAAATATTACCAAACAATAAACCATTTCCTTGATTTATATTAGATAGCAATTCTGCTGCAATAATCACAGCTCCTGTACCTGCTATTTCACTTAAAGAACGTACAGCTGGGTAATGCCCGTCGTCGTCTCTAATAAATTCGAAAGCTAGGGCTGTGATACGTTTTGCTGCTAATGCTTCAAAATATTTTTTATGTTGCGTTTTTAATTGTAGCGCAGAAATTAAGATGGTTTGCGGGTTAATAAGATTGATTTGGTCTAGAGTAGGAGGTTCTACTTTTAATATCATAGGGCACGAAAAAACCTTTGCGGTATCTTTAGTGATTTCGGCACCTGCTTCGCTGTAATCGCGGTCCGTAAAATTAGATCCTAATCCAGCACCCGACTCCATTAAGACTCTGTGTCCGTTACTTATTAAGGCCGAAACAGCATCTGGCGTTAAACAAACACGTTTTTCTTGATATGCGGTTTCTTTAGGAATACCAATAAATAAATTGCCTTTATTTTTTAGAATCTCTAGTGTTTCTTCTTGTGGAATTAACTGCTGATACGTAAACGGAGAAAATGATTTAGACATATTTTAGACCCTCTTAGAAAGTAGTCAAATTACAAATAATATTTTGATTGCTTAAAAGTAATTTTAAAAATAATCTTTTAGTCTTTCCATAAATCCTTTAGGCGAAATTTTGAATTCATCTTCTAATTCTTGAAGAGATTGATCTACAGTATTTACTTTGTCAAAAATTTTAGCTCGTATTAAATAAATAGATGGAATGATTATCGCCATAATAGGAATTAAGTAAAAAATTTGATTACTATCGACATATTGTAAATCGTCATTTAATATGGTAAATATTTGAAAGCTGAACATAGCTATTGGAACAAGTAATACATGGTACCACCAATGACGGCACGTAAAAAACCAAACGAAAAATAATAATAATGGAATTATTTTACTTGTCAATGTCCACGCTACGACATAAATACTGCCATAAAATTTACTGTCATATGTAAATAAAAAAGTGTTCCAAACCTTAATGTCTGGAACACTTTCGTATAAATAAAAGAAATATGGAGTAGCAGCTATAAAAGTTGCAATAATACTCCCTATTATTAAACTTTTATTATCCGTGCGTTGGAACTTTGATTCTCCATCTTTCGATTTGTGGCGCTTGTTGGTCATCTAAATTAATAAGGTTTGATGCTTGAGCTGTAAATAACATGCCTCCAAAAATCGCCATGGCGATAACGTACTTTTTAGTTTTCATAATTTTAAGGGATTTAATTAATTAATGATTCAAATATATAGAATGCATTTATAAAAAAACGACCCAAATGTTAAAATTATGTTAAAATTAACTATTTTGGTGCAAGTGCATTACGGGAAAACCGTACTTCTTTAAGTTTTAGACTAAAAAGTCAACTTAAATACTGCTCAAGCGCTATATTTTCAATTTTTATTAAATGTTATTTTTCTAGTTTCAGTATCTAAACTTTCAATTTTTAAACGATTACAAGGCTCGTTAGATAATATATTTTTAACCTGATCTGGCCATTCTATAAAT encodes:
- a CDS encoding alanine dehydrogenase, with protein sequence MSKSFSPFTYQQLIPQEETLEILKNKGNLFIGIPKETAYQEKRVCLTPDAVSALISNGHRVLMESGAGLGSNFTDRDYSEAGAEITKDTAKVFSCPMILKVEPPTLDQINLINPQTILISALQLKTQHKKYFEALAAKRITALAFEFIRDDDGHYPAVRSLSEIAGTGAVIIAAELLSNINQGNGLLFGNICGVPPVEVVILGAGTVGEFAARSAIGLGANVKVFDNSISKLRRIQTNLGRPIYTSTFQPKNLTKALKRCDVAIGAVRGKSRSPIIVTETMVESMKKGSVIMDVSIDMGGCFETSEVTSHKIPTFNKHGVIHYCVPNIPARFSRTASVSISNIFTPYLLKIAEEGGLENSLRFEKGLKNGLYFYHGILTNRSVGEWFNLKHSDINLLIF